Genomic segment of Pseudobdellovibrionaceae bacterium:
TGTCGGCGGCACCTTGTGCTGCACCTGCATGAATACGTTGCCCGAGTAAAACGGCGGCTTGCCCGTCAGCAGTTCGTAGAGCGTCGCCCCCAGCGCATACACGTCGTCCGTTACCGCCGGGTCCTCGCCCATCATCTGCTGCGGGCTCATGTAAACCGGCGTGCCCGACGAACCCGCCTGCGCGCTCACCCGGGTCACGCTCTCGCTCAACGATGCCGCGATCCCAAAATCCAGCACCTTCAGCTCGCCCCGTTGGTTGACCATCAGGTTCGCCGGCTTCAGGTCGCGGTGCACCACCCGCGCCGAGCGGTGCGCGTAATCGAGCGCCCCGCACAACTGCTCCACCCACGGCGCCAGTTTCTCCGGAGTGAAGACCTGGCCGGGCTCGTCCACCCGCAGCGACGACAACGTGTCGCCCGCCACATACTCCATCGACACCGCCGCCGTGTGCCCGTCGGTCACGAAGTCGTGGATCTTCACGATGTGCGGATGCGCGAGGTCCATCGCCCGTCGCACCTCGCGCTTCAAATCCTCGACCGAAGCCCGGTCGTTGGCCACGACTTCGGGCAGGAATTTCAACGCCGTGTCGCGACCCAGCTCATCGTCCCGCGCCCGCCACCCCACCCCCCACCCCCCCCCGCTCACCTTGATCACAATAACCTGCCGCCCCCCCCCCCCCACCCCCAAGGCTGCAAAAAAAACAGAGAACTTAGTTGACAAAAAGCTTAAAAATCGCCAGAACTTAGCCTTTAGTGTGTGTTACAAATATTCTGTTAAGGGCCTCTGGCCAACTGATAGAGAGTTGTAATGCCGCTTTTTTTGTGTCCAATTTTTTGCAATTAACACTGTAAGTATTTGGAATTTATAGGTAATTAGTGAGCCTCTTTAGTTAATTAAATGCTCAGAAAGAAGGGTGACAAACGTGCAAAGTCAGAAAATCAGAATCCGTTTAAAGTCTTTTGATCATAAGTTACTTGATCAATCTACGAAAGAGATCGTAGATACGGCACAAAGAACAGGAGCTAAGGTTACAGGTCCAATTCCTCTACCAACAAGAATCAATAAGTACACAGTGCTTAGATCTCCTCACGTAGATAAAAAATCTCGCGAACAATTTGAGATCCGCACTCATAAGAGACTATTAGATATTCTTGAGCCTACACAACAAACAGTGGATCAATTGATGAAATTAGATCTATCTGCGGGTGTACATGTTGAAATCAAACTAAGCAAAGTTGAGAAGTAGAGGGTAACATGTCAGAAACTAACAATGAAACAAATGTAGTAGCTGAAGAGACTCAAACACAAGAAGTCCAAACTTCTGATTCTTCTGCTTCAGTAAATTTAAAAGGTTTTTTTGGATTTAAAAGAGGAATGTCTGCTGTGTATAGCGAAAGCGGCGAGAGAATTCCTGTGACTGTTCTAGAGTGCAAACCTTGGACAATCACTCAAATCAAAACTCAAGAAAAAGATGGTTACACAGCAGTGCAAATCTCTGGTGACCCTAAGAAAGCCAAAAACAGCTTAAAGTCTGAACTAGGTCATGTGAAAAAAGCAGGACTTGATTCTGCTCCTAGACATTCTGGTGAAATCCGCCAAGAGCTTCCTGAAGGTGTAGCAGTGGGACAAAAAGTCACTGTAGCCTCTTTTGAAAAAGGTCAGACAGTAAAAGTGACTGCGACTTCAAAAGGTAAAGGTTTTTCTGGTGTGATGAAACGTTACGGTTTTGGTGGTGGTCCTGCCTCTCACGGATCTGGCTTCCACAGAAAACCAGGTTCTATCGGTAACCGTGAATTTCCAGGTCGCGTACAGCCTGGTAAAAAAATGGCAGGTCAACATGGGAATAAACCAGTGACTGTTAAAGGCTTGGAAGTTGTTGATGTAATTCCTGAGAAGAATGTTCTTTTATTAAAAGGTTCTGTACCAGGTGCAACTAACAGTTTAGTTAAAATCGTGAAGCTGTAGAAGGATCGAGGATAAAATGGCAACTATAGACGTATTAAATTGGAAAAATTCAAAAGTGGGTCAAGTAGATTTATCTGCTGATATCTTTGAACGCCCTGTAAGAAAAGATCTTTTACAGACTGTTGTGAAATGGCAGTTGGCAAAAAGAAGACAAGGTACACACATGACTAAAACTAAAGGTTTAGTCAGTGGTGGTGGAGCAAAACCTTACAAACAAAAAGGAACAGGTAATGCCCGTAGAGGTTCTAGTCGTTCTCCACTTATTCGTGGTGGTGGTGTGATTTTTGGACCACAACCAAGAGATTACTCTTACACACTTCCTAAGAAGCAAAGAATTGCGGCTCTTAAAACAGCTCTTTCTTATTTGTATGCTGAAGGAAAGCTTAAAGTGGTTGATAAATT
This window contains:
- a CDS encoding serine/threonine protein kinase — protein: MIKVSGGGWGVGWRARDDELGRDTALKFLPEVVANDRASVEDLKREVRRAMDLAHPHIVKIHDFVTDGHTAAVSMEYVAGDTLSSLRVDEPGQVFTPEKLAPWVEQLCGALDYAHRSARVVHRDLKPANLMVNQRGELKVLDFGIAASLSESVTRVSAQAGSSGTPVYMSPQQMMGEDPAVTDDVYALGATLYELLTGKPPFYSGNVFMQVQHKVPPT
- the rplD gene encoding 50S ribosomal protein L4, yielding MATIDVLNWKNSKVGQVDLSADIFERPVRKDLLQTVVKWQLAKRRQGTHMTKTKGLVSGGGAKPYKQKGTGNARRGSSRSPLIRGGGVIFGPQPRDYSYTLPKKQRIAALKTALSYLYAEGKLKVVDKFESTGKTKEAAQNLQAIGVKKAVCVGTDKEATFARATRNIPTYLYLTAESMNVYDLLKYDQVVLEKDSVQKIQEKLGAEA
- the rplC gene encoding 50S ribosomal protein L3, with product MSETNNETNVVAEETQTQEVQTSDSSASVNLKGFFGFKRGMSAVYSESGERIPVTVLECKPWTITQIKTQEKDGYTAVQISGDPKKAKNSLKSELGHVKKAGLDSAPRHSGEIRQELPEGVAVGQKVTVASFEKGQTVKVTATSKGKGFSGVMKRYGFGGGPASHGSGFHRKPGSIGNREFPGRVQPGKKMAGQHGNKPVTVKGLEVVDVIPEKNVLLLKGSVPGATNSLVKIVKL
- the rpsJ gene encoding 30S ribosomal protein S10 → MQSQKIRIRLKSFDHKLLDQSTKEIVDTAQRTGAKVTGPIPLPTRINKYTVLRSPHVDKKSREQFEIRTHKRLLDILEPTQQTVDQLMKLDLSAGVHVEIKLSKVEK